The genomic interval aatagaatatcttaagaaaaaatttgagatgaaagatctcggaaaaacaaaatttttcttggtttgcaaattgagcatttagcagatgaaatagatatatttcgaccttgagaagataatgaagaacttcttggtcctaaagtaccatatcttagtgcaattggtgcacttatgtatcttgctaataatacaaaaccaaatattacattttcagtaaatttattagttagacaaaaagacattggaacggaaTTAAACATATACCCTGTTATCTCCAAGGAACAATCAAtgtgggtttgttttattcaaataaatcaaattttgatttagttggttatgcagattctggatatttatctgatccacacaaagttagatctcaaatatgttatctgttcacatgtggaggaactgttaTATCATGGTGATCGGTAAAATAAACTATAAcgaccacttcctcaaatcatgctgaactcttgcaattcacgaggctagtcgaggaTGTGTATGATTAAGGTCAATaactcaacacattcgtgaaacgtgtggcttgtcttctaataaaaatcttccaacaatattacacgaagacaacacaacttgTATAGCCCGAATGAAAGGAGGATgaattaaaggagatagaataaaacatatttcaccgaagctttttTACACTCACAATCttgaaagaaaatgacgacatcactgtacaataaatttttcgaaggataacctagcagacttatttacaaagccATTACCAatcacaacttttgaaaaattgatgcacaacattggaatgcggcgattcagagatcttaagtgatgttttcatgaggggagtaaatatattatattcttttaggagtatgtactatatgaaatatgtaccaTTTTTCTTTCACTAGAATGTTTTTCCATTGACTTttttctagtaaggttttaacgagacatattatatatatgtgtgtatatatatatatatatatctaagggggagtattatgaatattataattaaaaatagatGTCTAGtgcttagtgtcccaaaggCCATGTGTCAtcattcatgttgtccatgtgccttgtagtAATTCATGCTTCGTGTTCATCTAAGTCCACATTCTACTTATcattttgtctataaatagtgaccTTTGGTGGATCGTGATATATtcattggtgagaaatccacaCCAAATTCCACTAAAGTTTTCACtgtccaattttaaaattttagtttttatttatttattattattatattatatttttccataTCCGTATTCCCAATGAGCTTCTCGATTTCATAACAAGCATAATATTTTATGCATAGTTTTTTGGGGTTTGTACATGGGCATGGGATTTGGTCCTAATTCAATAgtacacaatatatatatatatatattaaatactatcTTTTCGAggcaattaataaaaattaaacttaatcaATTTTGCTTACGTGCATATTGGGAGAATGGTAGACATAATATTAACTTGTAGAAAATGCATCACTTTTAAGtaatcttaaattaaattatattagaGCCTACTCGTATCTCAAATTAATAATCTCTCTCTTAATTTTTGAATAAACGTGCACAgtaccattttcctttttccaattttccttgCTTGTTTGCTTGTTGCTTCTTCCCtcaattttgtttcaaaagtACACCAATTTGTATCAAAATGCAATGATCTTTGGATTTCATATTATTATCTTGTTTTGGTGAAAATTTATTTGTGGGGAAAATTAGTGGACAAAGAATGCTATGGAAAATTTTAATGGTTAATATAATAGTATAATATAATGATGGtcctatatatatgtatatatatatttatcagaTTCTTGGCATAATTACTTTAGACAtaaatgttttttgttttgaatattTATCCAATGAATTTTTCTAATACGATTTCAATATGAGAAATTTCAACCATGAACAACTATATACAGTCATCTTGCTGATTTTAAGGTTATTCATTCATGTCACAAGATTAACGTCTTGAAaattatgagcatttgtgacgATCTGGAAAGCTTCCTATCCACATCTACTTCAAATATTACGATCGAGTTGGATTGTCTTGAGATGATTCACCTCCTCAATGATAAATCTACTAATTCCACTAaggtatatttttttattgaggAGATTAAATTGTTGGCTTTGATTTgaaatcaatttctttttctcatacAAAGTGCTAGCATAACTTTTTGGCACATTCTCTTGCAAGAAGGACTTTGGATAAGCAAACttcatcttttcttctttctcttatCCGGATTGgtctatttcattaatttctatttatgTAATTCTATAGATGGTTTTTTGTTGTTcctttctaaaaataaataaataaataaataactatacACTGGTTTGATTATTAGATTTACtattaaatatttcatagattatatatgatgtCGGATTAAACAGACATCAATCCGTTGTCGTCCAGCGGTTAGGATATCTGGCTTTCACCCAGGAGACCCGGGTTCGATTCCCGGCAACggaattatttttcttttatttaaatgcTTTGTTCTTAAATGGGCCATAACGTATTTTCCAAAGTGTTCAATTATGGGCCTGGCCCACGGTCACCGTCAACTTTGTTGAAGCGTGGGTTAACGAAAGCCCATATTCAGATCCTTTAGACAGTGGGCTGAACGTGGGGTGAAAAAAGCCCATATTCCATTCTTCCCGTGTTTATTTTTGGGGCTGGTCCAATATGGTGGTTTCAACTGGGTTGAGGTGCAGGCCGATGAAAGCCCAGATTCTGATTCCCGGAAGGCCATTCTGTGGGAATTTTGAGATCAGAGGATTCGGCGATTGTTGATATACAAATACAATTCGAAGCTTAATTGCTCATAGAACAAATTTTCTGTGTGTTTTCTTCGTGGAGAATAATATCAAATTCGCTGAGTATGGCGAGAGATAGCTGTTTGGCTCGAGTTACTGCCGGAGTTGCCGTTGGTGGCGCTGTAGGCGGAGCCGTCGGTAaggaaaaccctaaaatttctTCAAAGCTCTATTCTATTACCTGTCGTCTTCTTCTTGCGTAGcctgttttcctttttctttctcgaGTTCCGCGTTTCCGGTTATGATTCGATTGTTGTTCCGCTTCCTCGGTGATTGAGTAGTTATATGTATAGGATGTGTTGGATTAAAAGTTTGACATAAAGCAGGATGGTGGATTCTGGTCAAGTTGCGTTCTTGCATCTGGGATTGGACCATGCTTGTTTTTCCGTGATAATGTACTACTAAGAAATCTTCTATTTGATCGTTCACGTTAAAGCTATGTCTCCTTCGGTTTTTATAAATTAAGGCTTTCTTTGTTGGATCATTGTGTAGAAAGAGTTCTTAGCTGTTCATTGCCCATGTTAATGATTAATTTGGGGGTTCTGTGGTAGATTTAACTTGTTAAGTATGGAGTCAATTAATCTTGTGTTTGGCGTCTGGTTGTATTCCATTGGCTTATTTTGTGTATACCTCATGAAGTTGACCGGAACTTGTGTTAAAGCATGTAGCATTATCATTTGTGATCTATCCCAGAATATACCGACTTTCTGATGCTCAAAGTTGTAGCCTTATTTAAAATGTAATAGTATactttttgaagaagctccttATTTGCTTTCTCCGTTTTCAATCTATTAAAGTTTCGAACATTATGAACTAGCCAGTGCCACAACTTTGAAGATATACGTCAGTAATTAAGCCATTTTAATCAACAATTTGAGCTAgcactttttctttttgaattttaatattgGACGGCCTTTTATGTTTTAGAGTTTCTTACAATCAATgttatataatttcttttttctgtgTAGGGAGTATAACTCCCCCCACGAGGGTTTTTTTTCATATTGTCCTCCAATTGTCTGCTATAGTTTGAAGTATGATATGTTTTGGCTAAGGATTCTAGAACTaacacctttttcttttttttttttctctctctctctaggtGCTGTTTATGGGACTTACGAGGCCATTAGATTTAAGGTATACCATCTTCTCTGATCCAAATCTTTAAAAAACAAGACTTGAAGTTCAACCGCAGCACCCTATCTGTTTTATGATGAATGAAAGTTTCTCATCAAATTATCATGAACAATTAATCTTTTCCCAATTAATTGATGTCTTATCTAAACATCTTGAAGCTAATAAAGCAATATGAGATTCCAGCTCTGCCTCAGTAGCAATTCTGTGATCATGGGAGAAAACcaaagttatattttattagcagGGGATCAAAATTCACAGTCAACCTACTTTGAAGTGAAAATAAAATACTACACATTTGGCCTTCTGAAAACAAATTTCATGACATTCCATGTATTTTTATGTTCTTCTTCTCATTCtaaattgttaattagaggagAGGAATCCATAAATTATAGCGAATTGTTAATTATTGCTGAACTGCTACATTTGTTTCTGCAGACAAACGTCTATTTCCTGTCTTAAGCCCTTTTGCATTATTAATTCTTACTATGTTAAGTTTTC from Benincasa hispida cultivar B227 chromosome 10, ASM972705v1, whole genome shotgun sequence carries:
- the LOC120087837 gene encoding reactive oxygen species modulator 1, with the protein product MARDSCLARVTAGVAVGGAVGGAVGAVYGTYEAIRFKVPGLLKIRYIGQTTLGSAAIFGLFLGAGSLIHCGKSY